CGGTCCTGCGGGGCACGGAAGAACTCGCGCCGCAGCGGCTCGGCCGCGAGGACCTGCCCCCGCGCCCAGGCGAGCAGCTCCTCGCCCCGCCCCTCGGCCGCCCGGGCCTCCCACATCAACGCGACGGTCATGAGTACAGGTTGTCCTTCGCGACCTCGTGCACATGGTCGTGGTCGTGCGTGTGCCCCGGCACGTGCGTCTCCGTCACCGGCAGCGACGAGTCGGCCGACAGGTCCCAGGCGGACGCGGACCGGTTGCGCGCCACCATCTCGGCGCCGAGGGCCGCGACCATCGCGCCGTTGTCCGTGCACAGCTTGGGCCGCGGCACGCGCAGCCTGATCCCGGCGGCCTCGCACCGCTCCTGGGCCAGGGCCCGCAGCCGCGAGTTGGCGGCCACACCGCCGCCGATCATCAGGTGGTCGACGCCCTCGTCCTTGCAGGCGCGCACGGCCTTGCGGGTCAGCACGTCGACGACGGCCTCCTGGAAGGACGCCGACACATCCCGGACCGGAACGTCCTCACCGGCGGCGCGCTTCGCCTCGATCCAGCGCGCGACGGACGTCTTCAGGCCGGAGAAGGAGAAGTCGTACGCGGGGTCACGCGGCCCGGTGAGCCCGCGCGGGAAGGTGATCGCGTTCGGGTCGCCCTCCTTCGCGTACCGGTCGATGACGGGACCGCCGGGGAAGCCGAGGTTCAGCACCCGGGCGATCTTGTCGAAGGCCTCGCCCGCCGCGTCGTCGATGGTCGCGCCGAGGGGCCGCACGTCGGACGTGATGTCGGAGGAGAGCAGCAGCGACGAGTGCCCGCCGGAGACGAGCAGCGCCATCGTGGGCTCGGGCAGCGGCCCGTG
The DNA window shown above is from Streptomyces sp. NBC_01445 and carries:
- the tsaD gene encoding tRNA (adenosine(37)-N6)-threonylcarbamoyltransferase complex transferase subunit TsaD gives rise to the protein MADEPLVLGIETSCDETGVGIVRGHTLLADAVASSVDEHARFGGVVPEVASRAHLEAMVPTIERALKDAGVAASDLDGISVTAGPGLAGALLVGVSAAKAFAYALGKPLYGVNHLASHICVDQLEHGPLPEPTMALLVSGGHSSLLLSSDITSDVRPLGATIDDAAGEAFDKIARVLNLGFPGGPVIDRYAKEGDPNAITFPRGLTGPRDPAYDFSFSGLKTSVARWIEAKRAAGEDVPVRDVSASFQEAVVDVLTRKAVRACKDEGVDHLMIGGGVAANSRLRALAQERCEAAGIRLRVPRPKLCTDNGAMVAALGAEMVARNRSASAWDLSADSSLPVTETHVPGHTHDHDHVHEVAKDNLYS